In a genomic window of Flavobacterium lipolyticum:
- a CDS encoding GNAT family N-acetyltransferase, producing MKEPIETERLILRELLLSDADGMFELDSNPNVHLFVGKKPVTTIEESVAQIENIQQQYKDFGTGRWAVVLKETNEFLGWSGIKFITYEINGHQDFYEIGYRFIEKHWGKGYATEAGKAFVDYAFNKMKVKALYAYADEGNEVSRKALEKLGFRYANSFEYEGELEVWYELKHSDL from the coding sequence ATGAAAGAACCAATTGAAACAGAACGACTAATTTTAAGAGAATTACTTCTTTCGGATGCTGACGGAATGTTTGAATTGGATTCGAATCCAAATGTGCATCTTTTCGTTGGAAAAAAGCCTGTAACAACTATTGAGGAAAGTGTTGCCCAAATCGAAAATATTCAGCAGCAATACAAAGATTTTGGAACGGGCCGCTGGGCAGTTGTGCTAAAAGAAACGAATGAGTTTTTAGGCTGGTCAGGTATAAAATTTATCACCTATGAAATTAATGGTCACCAAGATTTTTACGAAATAGGATATCGTTTCATCGAGAAACACTGGGGGAAAGGCTATGCTACTGAGGCGGGAAAAGCATTTGTTGATTATGCATTTAACAAGATGAAAGTCAAAGCTCTTTACGCTTATGCCGATGAAGGAAACGAGGTCTCAAGAAAAGCGTTGGAAAAATTAGGTTTTCGCTACGCGAATTCTTTTGAATATGAAGGAGAGCTGGAAGTTTGGTATGAATTGAAGCATTCAGACCTGTAA
- a CDS encoding Cof-type HAD-IIB family hydrolase, with the protein MQYKMLVLDMDDTLLTDDHKISDLNKKVLLEAQSKGVYVVLASGRPTSAMTAYAKELELDLNDSYIISFNGAIISTVKDDVILFEQKLTVEQIHELYDYSVKKKTHIITYLDGEIISETDSEYIDVEKEITGLPHNKVAGFKEAVTEPAVKCILLAEPSYLKEVEADLKAAMPHLSVAMSKPFFLEAAQNGIDKAASLKLLAEKLNIHQSEIIAVGNAGNDLTMIEYAGLGVWVDNVTPELRDRADLIVASNNNDGVAEVVQRYILN; encoded by the coding sequence ATGCAATATAAAATGTTAGTGCTCGACATGGATGATACCTTGTTGACAGACGATCATAAAATTTCGGACCTTAATAAAAAAGTACTACTGGAAGCACAGTCAAAAGGCGTTTACGTTGTTTTGGCTTCGGGCAGACCGACATCGGCAATGACTGCTTATGCTAAGGAGTTAGAGCTGGATTTGAATGACTCGTATATAATTTCGTTTAATGGAGCGATCATTAGTACGGTTAAAGATGATGTTATCTTGTTCGAACAAAAATTAACCGTTGAACAAATCCATGAGCTGTATGACTACAGTGTAAAAAAGAAAACTCATATCATTACGTATCTGGATGGTGAAATTATAAGCGAAACCGATTCGGAATATATTGATGTTGAAAAAGAAATTACCGGATTACCACATAATAAAGTAGCTGGTTTTAAAGAAGCGGTTACAGAACCTGCGGTAAAATGTATTTTACTGGCGGAACCTTCTTATCTAAAAGAAGTAGAAGCTGACTTAAAAGCAGCAATGCCTCATCTGAGTGTTGCCATGTCAAAACCTTTCTTTCTGGAAGCAGCACAGAACGGAATCGATAAAGCGGCCAGTTTGAAACTTTTGGCAGAAAAACTAAACATTCATCAAAGCGAAATCATTGCGGTAGGAAATGCCGGAAATGACCTGACCATGATCGAATATGCAGGTTTAGGGGTCTGGGTCGATAACGTAACCCCGGAATTAAGAGACAGAGCAGATTTAATCGTAGCTTCAAATAATAATGATGGAGTTGCTGAGGTGGTGCAGCGCTATATTTTAAATTAA
- a CDS encoding putative signal transducing protein, producing MGLMKVFSGSEVLAIALKERLEEAGVETVKKDNIQSARMGGYGGSDLAVEVFIQETDFAKANPVIEEFRMNIQ from the coding sequence ATGGGATTAATGAAAGTGTTTTCAGGGAGTGAAGTGTTAGCAATTGCTTTGAAAGAAAGATTAGAAGAAGCCGGGGTAGAAACGGTAAAAAAAGATAACATCCAGTCAGCTCGTATGGGAGGATATGGCGGATCTGATTTAGCAGTAGAAGTGTTTATTCAGGAAACTGATTTCGCCAAAGCAAATCCGGTTATTGAAGAATTTAGAATGAATATTCAATAG
- a CDS encoding sigma-54-dependent transcriptional regulator: MSKILIIEDEASIRRVLVKILSEENDTYQVDEAEDGAAGLEKIKSNDYDLVLCDIKMPKLDGVEVLEEVKKIKPEIPMVMISGHGDMETAIHTMRLGAFDYISKPPDLNRLLNTVRNALDKKQLVVENKILKKKVSKNYEMVGESEAISHIKVMIDKVAQTEARVLITGPNGTGKELVAHQLHEKSERSNFPLIEVNCAAIPSELIESELFGHVKGAFTSAVKDRAGKFEAADKGTIFLDEIGDMSLSAQAKVLRALQENMITRVGAEKDIKVDVRVVAATNKDLKTEIAEGRFREDLYHRLAVILIKVPPLNERRDDIPALITHFTEKIASEQGNSVKVFSPKAIKLLQEYDWTGNIRELRNVVERLIILGGSEISETDVKMFASK, translated from the coding sequence ATGAGTAAAATACTAATTATAGAAGACGAAGCATCCATCAGAAGAGTTTTGGTAAAAATTTTATCGGAAGAGAATGATACGTATCAGGTAGATGAAGCTGAAGATGGCGCGGCAGGTCTTGAGAAAATAAAAAGCAACGATTACGATTTGGTATTGTGCGATATCAAAATGCCAAAATTAGACGGAGTTGAAGTTCTGGAGGAAGTAAAAAAGATTAAGCCGGAAATTCCGATGGTTATGATCTCTGGTCATGGCGATATGGAAACCGCGATTCACACGATGCGTTTAGGAGCTTTTGATTATATTTCGAAGCCACCAGATTTGAATCGATTGCTGAACACTGTTCGTAATGCTTTAGATAAAAAACAACTCGTAGTAGAGAATAAGATTCTGAAGAAAAAGGTCAGTAAAAATTATGAGATGGTAGGGGAAAGCGAAGCGATCAGTCATATTAAAGTAATGATTGATAAAGTAGCCCAAACCGAAGCCAGAGTTTTGATTACAGGCCCAAATGGAACCGGAAAAGAGTTGGTAGCACATCAGTTACATGAAAAAAGCGAGCGCTCCAATTTTCCTTTGATAGAAGTAAACTGTGCGGCTATTCCAAGTGAACTGATCGAAAGCGAATTGTTTGGGCACGTAAAAGGAGCCTTTACATCGGCGGTGAAAGATCGTGCCGGAAAGTTTGAAGCGGCCGATAAGGGAACTATTTTTCTGGATGAAATTGGAGACATGAGTCTTTCGGCACAAGCCAAAGTATTACGTGCGCTACAAGAAAATATGATCACAAGAGTAGGGGCTGAAAAAGACATCAAAGTTGATGTGCGTGTGGTAGCAGCGACCAATAAAGACCTGAAAACTGAAATTGCAGAAGGTCGTTTCCGTGAGGATTTGTACCATCGTCTGGCAGTAATCTTAATTAAAGTGCCGCCATTGAATGAGAGACGTGATGATATTCCGGCATTGATTACTCATTTTACCGAGAAAATTGCATCAGAACAAGGCAATTCGGTAAAAGTGTTTTCGCCAAAAGCCATAAAACTATTGCAGGAATACGATTGGACAGGAAATATCCGTGAACTTCGAAATGTAGTGGAAAGATTAATCATTTTAGGAGGCAGTGAAATCTCGGAAACCGATGTAAAAATGTTTGCAAGCAAGTAA
- a CDS encoding DEAD/DEAH box helicase: MKLKKINEKLQDALIENGLTEANALQQETFSTIKSGADCIILSPEKSGKSTTIVLNVIQQLAGKTEESPRALIIVEDKVKVLEMEALFEKYGKYTNLEVYGVHDKGDMDYDKNYVSTGVDVLIGTPNKLSDMFTTAGYNVNRLKMFILDDADPILKLRHETKIMRISNSIAKVQRIIFAEELTERIEILADKMLVEPYLFDMEEEGEEELDEDEDDIEEE; the protein is encoded by the coding sequence ATGAAACTGAAAAAAATAAACGAGAAGTTACAAGACGCTTTAATTGAGAATGGTCTAACGGAAGCAAATGCGTTGCAGCAGGAGACTTTTTCGACGATTAAAAGTGGGGCTGATTGTATCATCCTTTCTCCGGAAAAGAGCGGAAAATCGACAACAATTGTATTAAATGTCATTCAACAATTGGCAGGGAAAACGGAAGAATCGCCACGTGCTTTGATTATTGTTGAAGACAAAGTTAAAGTGTTGGAAATGGAAGCGCTTTTTGAAAAATACGGGAAGTATACTAATCTTGAAGTTTATGGCGTACACGACAAAGGCGATATGGATTATGATAAAAATTATGTTTCTACGGGAGTTGATGTTTTAATCGGGACACCAAATAAATTAAGTGATATGTTTACGACAGCGGGCTACAATGTAAACCGACTGAAAATGTTTATTCTGGATGATGCCGATCCGATTCTGAAATTACGTCATGAAACTAAAATCATGCGTATTTCAAACAGTATTGCGAAAGTACAGCGAATTATTTTTGCTGAAGAACTGACAGAGCGTATCGAAATCCTGGCCGACAAAATGTTAGTGGAGCCCTATTTATTTGATATGGAGGAAGAAGGAGAAGAGGAGCTTGATGAAGACGAAGATGATATCGAAGAGGAATAA
- a CDS encoding alpha/beta hydrolase: MLLGFFVTIYVLIVSYIYFNQSELVFKSASLPKDYKFDYQQKFEELNIKSFDDVNLNGLLFKTENSKGLVFYLHGNAGTLDTWGKIAKVYTNLGHDIFILDYRGFGKSEGEIEDEDQLNKDVAVVYKTLCKRYPENKIIIAGYSIGSGLATILASENKPKALLLQSPYFSFTELSSSKVPFFPNIMKKFHFETFRYVTKVKAPIYIFHGIDDELISCDNSVRLNKLLDFKGHFCGLKNQGHIGMNENEVFQEKLRRILE, from the coding sequence GTGCTTTTAGGATTTTTTGTTACAATTTATGTTTTGATCGTTTCCTATATTTATTTCAATCAGAGTGAATTGGTTTTTAAAAGTGCTTCGCTTCCGAAAGATTATAAGTTTGATTATCAGCAAAAGTTTGAAGAATTAAATATTAAATCTTTTGATGATGTGAACTTAAATGGTTTGCTTTTTAAAACCGAAAATTCTAAAGGTTTAGTTTTTTATCTTCACGGAAATGCAGGAACATTAGATACTTGGGGGAAAATTGCCAAAGTCTACACTAATCTGGGACATGATATTTTTATTTTGGATTATAGAGGTTTTGGGAAAAGTGAAGGTGAAATAGAAGATGAAGATCAGTTAAATAAGGATGTTGCGGTAGTTTATAAGACATTGTGTAAAAGATATCCTGAGAATAAAATAATTATTGCGGGCTATTCTATTGGTTCGGGATTGGCAACAATTTTGGCTTCTGAGAATAAACCAAAAGCCTTATTGCTTCAATCGCCTTATTTTAGTTTTACTGAATTATCAAGCAGCAAAGTACCCTTTTTTCCAAATATTATGAAGAAGTTTCATTTCGAGACTTTCAGATATGTGACAAAAGTTAAAGCACCGATTTATATTTTTCATGGTATTGATGATGAATTAATTTCATGCGATAATTCTGTTCGGTTAAATAAATTATTAGATTTTAAAGGGCATTTTTGCGGATTAAAAAATCAAGGTCATATTGGGATGAATGAAAATGAAGTCTTTCAAGAAAAGTTAAGAAGAATATTAGAATAA